Below is a genomic region from Leptospira yasudae.
CAATTCGAATGCGAGGTTCCAAATTTGTTCGATATAGTCGAAATCAAACTCTGAGAGATCATGTCCGATAAGAAAGAAAAACTCACTCTTAAAAACTTAGGAATCGATACCAATCAGGAATACGTCGTTTTCCTTCGAAGGGATTGTCCCGCGTGTAAATCGGAAGGGTTTATCGCTCTCAATCGGGTTCAGGTAACCGTAGGCGATCGTAAGATCATCGCTTCGCTGAACATCATCGATAACAAGATTCTCCCGATCGGGCAAGTCGGTCTTTCGGAAAGCGCGTGGAAAGCGGTTCACGCGAAAGAGGGAGATACGGTTCTTCTTTCGCATCTGAAACCCGTTTTGTCCTTACACGACGTCCGATCCAAAATCTACGAAAATCGTCTGAACGAAGATTCCTTTGAAAGAATCATCCAGGACATCAAAGACGAAAAATATTCCAATATCGAAATAGCATCCTTTATTACGGCGTGTTCAGGCGATCATCTCAATTTGGACGAGATCAAGGCGCTCACCAAGGCGATGATTCGAACCGGTTCCGTTTTGAAATGGGAAAAATATCCCGTTGTCGACAAACACTGCGTAGGCGGACTTCCGGGAAACAGGACTACTCCGATCGTCGTTTCGATTGTGGCCGCAGCCGGTTTAACGGTTCCGAAAACTTCTTCACGCGCGATTACTTCTCCGGCGGGAACTGCGGATACGATGGAAGCGGTTACGAACGTGAATCTGAATCTTAACCAAATGAAATCCGTCGTCGAAAAAGAAGGCGGCTGTATCGTTTGGGGAGGTTCGATCGGTTTAAGCCCCGTCGACGATATTCTCATCCGAGTCGAACGCGCTTTGGAAGTGGATAGCGTCGGACAAATGATCGCTTCGGTGTTATCGAAAAAAGCTGCAGCCGGTTCCTCGCATGTAGTGATCGATATTCCCATCGGTAAGACCGCAAAGGTTCGCACGGAAGAAGATGCAGAAAAGCTAAATTACTATTTTACGGTCGTAGGGAGGTTCGTCGGTCTGAAAGTCAAGGTATTGATATCGGACGGTTCGCAGCCGATCGGAAGAGGAATCGGTCCGTCTCTCGAAATTAAGGATTGTATCAGCGTTTTAAAGAACGAGGCGGATTCTCCCTTGGATCTGAAACAAAGGGCGTTGACGATTGCCGGCGCGATGCTCGAATTCTCGGCGCCGCACCGATACAAAAACGGAGTTCAAGCCGCTCTTGAAATTTTAGAATCGGGAAAAGCGTGGGAGAAATTCGAAAATATATGCAAAGCTCAAGGCGATTTTAAGAAACCTTCTTCCTCCAAGTTTCAATTGGACGTAATCGCCCAATCGTCGGGGATCGTTTCCGAAATCGACAATCGAAAGATCGCAAAGGTAGCTCGGCTTGCCGGAGCGCCTAACAGCTCTTCTGCGGGCGTCTACTTCCTTTCTCCATTGGGAAGAAAGATCGAAAAAGGCGACGTGCTTTATACGGTTCATTCCGATTCCGAAGGAGAATTGGAATACGCTTTCGATTACCTGAATACTCAAAATGGAATCATTACGATTCTATAATGGATCTCATGAAACGTCTCTTATTTTCATTTCCCGAAAACGAAACTCTGACAAAGAAACTTTCCGATCGATCCGGCCTGAAGATCGGCAAAGCCGAGTTCGGAAGGTTTCCGGACGGAGAATCCAAATTTCGAATCGACGAAGAATTAACTGAGACGGAAATCTACGTCGTCTGCTCCTTGGATCGCCCCGATACGAAGATCGTCCCGCTTCTCTTTTTCTGTGAAACCGCAAGGTCGCTCGGTGCGGAAAAGATTCATCTCATCGCGCCTTATCTATGTTATATGAGACAAGACAAAGTCTTTCATCCCGGAGAAGGAATCAGCTCCAGATATTTTGCGTCCTTGATTTCCCGTTACGTGGATTCGGTTTTGACGATCGATCCTCATTTACATCGAATTCACGACTTAGAAGACATCTTCAGCGTTAAAGCGACGACCTTACATGCGACACGACTCTTTGCGGATTACATCCGCAAGAACGTCAAAAATCCGATCTTGATCGGACCGGACAATGAGAGTAGTCAGTGGGTCGGCGAAGTCGCGAAAGAATCCGATTCTCCGTTTACGATCTTGGAAAAAAACCGCAAAGGAGATCGCGACGTGGAAGTCAGCGTTCCGCAGATTGAAACGTATCGAAATCATACCCCGGTTTTGATAGACGACATCGTTTCCACGGGAAAAACCCTGCTCAAAACGATCGCACATCTGAAAAATGCCGGAATGCAAGCGCCCATTTGTCTTTGCGTTCACGGAATTTTTGCGGACAATTCTTATCAAGAATTGATCGAAAGCGGAGCGAACCCAATCATTACTACGAATACGATCGATCACGTAAGCAATCGAATCGATATCAGCGTGCTGATTGCGGAGAATTTGTTTTAACCGTTTCGATGATCGGGAATCGGATGTTCGAGCTGAATGCGGATTTTTTTTGCGTGAGAATTAATCGGATCGAGTTGATCCACTTTTTCCAAAAGTTTTACCGCGATCTCCTTTTTATGGATGAACAGATACGATTCGGCGAGATGAGCCACGTTGTTTAGGAATTCCGGTTCGCGAAGCAATACGCGCTCCCCTAACTCCACCGCTTGACGAAAACGTTTCATCCTTTTGTAGATCAAAGACGCGGTAAACATCGCTTCCACATCCTCCGGAAAATCGGAGATCAATTCCTCGAATAAATTCAGCGCCTCTTCGTATTTTCCGATTTTATAATATACTTTCGCGAGTTCCTTTTTAAACACGGGAGACATCGTCTCTTCTTCCAATTTGTTTTTCAGGTTTTCGAGATGATACAGAGCGTGTTCCCAATTCTCCGCTTGCAGATACTTTAGATACGTTTCGTCCGGAAAAACGAAGGATTGAATTTTAGGCGCGGTTTCCAATCGAAGCGGCTCTTTGAGATAGGTCAGTTTTACGATGCTCAGGTCGTCCGTAAGTTCTCCGTAATTCCGAAGCCCTTGTACGAGTAAACCGAGATCTCCTCTGGCCTCATCCACTCTTTTTAAGAATTGCGATTCGTCCTCGTTGATCAATCGCGTTCCGTCGGGATCGACGCCCAAAAGAAGGTCGTCTCTCCCGTCCGAACCGATAAAAATCGTATCTCCCTTTTCCAAAAAGAAAGTTTTCACTTTCATCTTGCTTTCCAAGCCGGTGATTCCTATCTTTCGAAGTTCCAATTTGTCCTCGATAAAGGAGGAGACCCCGTCCCGATATAAAACCGTCCAAGGGTGTTCCGCATTCAAAAAATAGAATATTCCGGATTCTAAATCCACGAGGCCCAGGACTACGGAAATCAACATCGATCCGTCGAACGATTCGAAGATGTTCTGAAGTTCCAAAAAACATTCCTTCAACCAGAGTTCGGGCGGTTTGGATCGGTACGAAGAAGCGTTCTTTGTCCTGGAAACGAACGATCGGAAAACCACGCCTAACACGAGCGCGCCTCCCGCGCCTTGAATCGACTTGCCCATCGCGTCCCCGTTTACGAAAACCAGATATTTCCGATCCTTCAAAACGATCTCGTCGGCGATGATAATGTCCCCTCCGATTTCCTTTTTCCACTGCTTGAACTCGAAATGTTTTTTCTGACGGCTGAACCCTTCCACGGAAATCGATTCGTTCTGAATCTTATAACGGTTCAAAGGATCCAATAATAAAGAGGTCAAAAAGTAATCCCCGTCCTGCTGAATCTTCAACTCCTGAATTTGGTTCAGAGTATCTTCCAATTGTCCCGTTCTTTCCCGGACTTTCCGATCCAAGTCCAGATTCAATTCTTCCACTTCGTTATGAACTCTGAGAAACCGGTTCGCAAGAATGAACACGATCCCTAATTCGAAGGTGAAAAATCCGTATTTTAGAAGTCCATAATTTTCTAAATAAGGAAGGAGCTGCATGGACCCCACAAGATCGGTGATCGCGGATACCAGAAGAATGATGAATCCGGCGAACAACCGAACGCTGTCCTGGTTCCTTCGGATCAAAGAGCGGATCATAACGTAAAGCGCGTACGACGCAAAAAGAAAGATCGAATACTGCCAAGTCTGAAGCAAAAGAACGGAAATCGCGCGATTGCAAAACGGAATCAAGGACGTAAGCGCAAAGGCAAAGAATTGATAGAATCTCGATACGGAACTGATCTTCGATTCGAAGAACGTATCCAAAAACAAAAGAAAAAAAGTCGGAATATTGAATACGACCATATACTCCAATTTCATTTGGAGAACCGGATCAAGATTGAGTTCGTAAACCGCGTTGCTTCTTAGATAAATGTAGATCGCGAGCAACATCGAAAAAAGCCCGAAGAAGAGATTGTATTTCTCTTGGGGCCGCTTGAAATAAAATAGGAAATGATAGAATCCCACGAACAGATATAAAAACGCGAGCATCAAAGTCGATCGTTCGGACAAGATCGACGCGTTGCGAGACTGTAAATCGATCACCGGAGGAACGGAATCGAAACTCGCATAAGCGTCCAGTTCTTCGCCAGGATCGGAAGATAAGATCAACCGGATTTCGTTGGTTCCGATACGAACCTTGTTTTCAGGAATCGGAAAAATCACGTGTCTTTTAAATCCGTTTTTGACGATTCTTCCCCCAAGAACCAATCCCCCTTCTCCCATCTTTTCTCCGTTGAAATAAATTTCATACGCGTTCGTGAGAACCGGAAAATGAACGGAAAGTCCGTCGATGGAAAGCGCGTTCAGATCCTGCGCGGAAATATCGAACCTCTTGAGTAAGGTTACTGTACGCGTAAAATCCTCGGGAAACGAAAACGAGCGGATGATATCTTTCGGAATCGGAAGAGACTTCAATTCTTTCCAGGAAGGATTCTCGATCGGGGCGGTGAGATTTTTTCCTTCCGTAATTTTCCAATCCTTCGTCAATTGGATCGGAAACGAAAAGATAGGCGCGCTTATCAGAAAAAAAACGCATAAGAGAATGCGATTATAAAAACGTTTGGTTCTGTTTTGAAAATCGAAATCCACCGTTATTTGCCGCCAAGCCCCTTTGATAGAAGAAGTCCTTCGTTTGGCAACCAATATTAAACGTAAATAAAAATAATTTATTGATTCTCATTCAGCCGGAAGGAAGGCCTCGCAAGAATATATCACCTTTTTTATGTTAGGCGAAAGTTCCTTATATCAGAATTAAACCGAATTCTAAAAAATCTTGTTCGATCGAACGTCCGAGTTTTACAATTACTCCATCACGATCGTGATATCGACTCGACGATTTTTCTGTCTGCCTTGAATCGTGGAATTATCCGCGATCGGTTTCGACTTTCCGTATCCCTCATAGGACATTCTTTTTTCCTCAAGCCCCTGTTTGTCCCTGAGTTCTTTCAAAACGGAAAGCGCTCGTTCTCTGGAAAGTTTCCGGTTGTATTCTTCCCCGCCCGAATTGTCCGTATGGCCGCTGATCCGTATTTCACGGTCACCGTATTTTTTGAGGACGGAAGCGATTCTTTCGAGTTCCTTCTTCGCTTCCTCCTTCAACTCGGAACTGTTGTAATCGAATAGAACGGAATTCAACGAGATGGCAATGCCCTCTTCCGTTCTGCGGATCTCAACCGGCGGTCCGGAAGGTTTTTCGTTTTCCGGTCTCGCACGATTCTCCTCTTCCTCGGGCCATTGCAGCGTATCGCGCGGAGGTTTTTTACCGTTTTTTTGGCGATCGCCGTCCGATTCGATTCCGGTTGGAAGTTCGTTTTTCAGAATCTTACGGATCTCTTCGGCGAACTTGTCCTTATCGTTATCCGTTAATTTTACGTTTTTATTATATACTCCGTGAATATCGAAGGACATTTCCTGAGCCATTCCGTTCGCATAAACGAACGTATAAGCGAGCTGAACCCGTTTGTATTGGGGAAGTCCTTGTTCGCGGTCGAAATAAACCATTCCCCTCGCAAACCCGTAAATTTTAAACGGAACTCCCTCTTGATTCGCTTGAGAATCGTAGAATAACGTATAATTGTATTCGATCCGATCGCCTTTGCCGGAAAGTTTTTGAAACTCCCACTGGTCGATTCCGTGATACTTATATTTTGCAAGAACGGTGATCATCACTCTGCCGCCCGGAAATTGAAAACTTTCGGTTGCTGGCTGTGTCCATTCTTCTCCGATCGAAACTGGTTTTTCGGAAAAGCTCGGAAGCGAACGAAGATTGGGCATGCTGTATTCTTGAGGTACGCGGTATTGACCGAGTTCGGTGATTTGAAATCTGCTCTTGAAGGTTTTGTCTTTTCGAAACGCAGGATCGACTTCCGGAAAACGAGTGTATGTATCGAAAAATCCTTCGAGCATACAAGCCTTGTTCTCGCACGAAAGAGTTTGTAAAAGAATTCGATTCTTATCCTCTCGTTTGATTTTTCTTCCCTGACTTACCAATTGAACGCGATGATATTCGTTCAACTCGACGTTCTCGCCGGGAACCAACTTCCATCGAAAGAGAATCTTTTCCGGTTCTTCGGCGACAAGAGACAAGGAATCAAAAAACAATATTAGAACGGCGATACGAAGCGTAGTCGAAAGGAAACCTCCGGAGAAGTTTTTGGATTTCGAATGTCTGTGCGGAAGTTTCCCCATAGTTTTAATTTCGTAAGATTTTAGGAAAACATAAGGAAAGTGTAAAAAACTTTCCGAAAAATCCTTGATCCGGACGAAAATTAAAATCGGAGTCCCGATTCGTTTCGGGAGAATTCTATGGAAGCGAGACTCGTTTACGTAACCGCAAAGAACGAAAAAGAAGCCCTTAAAATCGGAAAAACCTTGGTCGAAGAACGATTGGCCGCTTGTGCGAACATTCTTCCCAAGATGAAATCGGTTTATCACTGGGAAAAGAAACTCGTCGTCGATAACGAGGCGGTTCTAATTCTAAAAACCAAAAGCGAATTGATGACCGAACTCACTCTTCGAATCAAATCATTACACAGTTATTCAGTTCCGTGCGTAGTGAGCCTTCCGCTTTTGGAAGGAAACCGCGATTACTTTACTTGGTTGTTCGGCGAAGTGATTTCGGAATAATAGATTCAAAAAAGGTTATATCGTGCAAATCCACGTTAAACAAAAATATACGGCCCTTACTTTTAACTCCGCTTTTTTCGGCTTTTACGCACACGCCGGTTTCGCCAAAGGACTTTCCGAAATCGGATTTCATCCCGTTAAAATCACGGGCTGCAGTTCAGGCGCCCTCATCGGTTCCCTCGTTGCGGCCGGAGTTCCCGTCGAAACCATGACCGATCTGATTCTAAACTTAAAGAAAAAGGATTTCTGGGAAGGCAATCTGATCACGAATATCGTAAAGCCGATCCGCAAAGGACTCAAAAATTATTCTGGAATTCTTTCCGGCAAGAAAATCAAAGAATTACTAAAACCGCATTTAGGTCATAAGAAGATCGAAGATCTACCCGTTCCGATGGGAGTTTCCGTTTCTAACCTCACCAAACAAATCCGCGAACTCAAAACGAAAGGAGATCTGATCGATCAGATTCTCGCTTCGATGACGTTTCCGTTCCTATTCGAAATTCAAAAATTGGGAGAAGAGGAATTCATCGATGGAGGTGTCGCCGATCAGGAACCGATCAAGGAATTGATTTTGGATAAGTCGATTAAGAAGATCGTCGTTCACAGCGTTCGAACAAAAAAAGGCCATTCCGAACGGGCGATGCTGCGCGCGTTTCATTCTTCCGTTCAGATCATCGAAAACGAAACGAGAGAGCTGAAGGAGCTTCTCGCAAAACATTATAAAAAACAAATATTGCGCGTGGAAACCGTTACGCCTTATATCGATGCCGACCGCCTCAAACACGGAAGAGAAGCGCTGGAAGAAGGCAGAAAAAGCGCGCATCATTGGAAAAAGAAGATCCTCGCATCCGCATAAACGCGCAATCCGTAAAAGATCCGATCGCCTAACAAGATGAATCCGAAAGTCGTCGAAATCACCGAAAACTACGTCCATCTTCACCGCGCTCTTTCGGATTTGATGGGCGCACCGATCTTGAACTACAAAAGTTTCGATTTCTATTCGAACCCGGATTCACACTGGTTTACGAGAATCATCCTCAAGGGAAAGTTTTCCGATTCCGAATTGACCGAGGAGATCGGCGAGCTTAGAAGCAAAGGTTACGATCCGGATATTTTAGATTTTTTGAATACACGAAATCACGAATCCGCGATCAAAAAACTGGGTTATGGTTCCTGCAACGAACAAGTGGGAATGTTTCTTAAGGGAAATCCGATTTCGCCGAATCAAAATCAAACGTCGCGGACCGCAAACGTTCTGAAAAACGAAGTCTTGGATGTGCGATCGATTTCCAACGCGGACGAACTCAAAACTTGGCTGAGGATCGTAAATTCATCCTTCGAATCCGACGATCGGGAAAATCTTTATTTAAAACTGCTCGGGCGAGAAGGCTTTCGACTCTACGGAGGTTTCGTAAACGAAACGATGGCTACGACCGGAATGAGCTATTTCGACGGAGAATCCTTCGGTTTGTATTCGATTACAACGGACAAAGCGCATCGCGGTTTCGGTTTTGCGTCCGTTCTTGTGGATCAAATCTTACGCGAAATCCGAAAGGAATTTTCCGGATTTATCATTCTTCACGCGACCAAAATCGGACAAGGAATTTACGAACGATTCGGGTTTCAAGGTTCGACGATCCTGCGTCATTGGGGCAGAACTTAAACCCATTAGAAAACCGTAAAGTATTAAGACGCGTTTATTTGATCCGATTGCCTAAAAAGAAAACCGCTTCGATCGAACCCGGAAACGTAAAATTCTCAAAAGGCGACCAACCCGATTTACTTTTGATTTCCTCTTTCAAAAACGTCTTCGGTTGTTTCAAATTCAACACGGTGAAGTTCGCCGAATAACCGGGCTCGATTCTCCCGAAACCTTTTCCGTATTTGGGAGGAAGATATTCATTCACAAAGTCTCCGGGATTTTTAGAACAGATCTTCGCGATCGTCTTTCGATCCACACCCGCGTCCAAGATCAACCATGTTACAAAAAGTGAATATGTATCGAGTTGAGAAATTCCGCTCGTTCCTTTTTGTTTTTCTTCGATGCTGTGCGGAGCGTGATCGGTCGCGAGATAATCGATCCAGCCTTCTTTGACGCCTTGCAGCATTCTTTCACGGTCTTCCTTTTCGCGAAGAGGAGGATTCATCTGAAACCAAAGCCGATTTTCGGGAGTCAACATGGACTTGTCGAAGAACAAATGCGTGGGAGTGACTTCGCAGGTGATCTTCACTCCTCTTTGTTTTGCGGCTTTGATTTTGTTCAAGCCGTCGCCCGTGGAATAATGACAGAGTTTTCCGCGAAGATTGTATTTTTCGATCAGATACAAAGCGAAGTCGGTCGCCATCGTTTCCGCTTCCGCCGGTCTTCTGTCTTCGTGGAATTTTTCGTCCTGATGTTTTTCGAGAATCTCCGGATCTTCGCAGTGAAAGCTGATATTCTGTCCCGCATAATTTCGGATCGTGTCTTCCAGAGTTTGATTGTTATGAAAGAACAATTCTCCGATGCTCGGTCCCATAAAAACTTTATATGGAACGGACTCGGAAAGGGGTTTCGTGTTCGGTCCGATCCCCGCATACAACGTGATGTGAATCGGAGAACGATCGGCTAACTTGCGTTTTTTTGAATATGAATCTTTATCCACCGGAGGAATCGGATTGTTCGGCATATCGGCGACGTGAACCACTCCCCCGTTGACCGCAGCCGCGCTCGCGGAAAGAAAATCCTCTTTATAAGTGTGTTTGCCGCTTTCGTCTTCTCTTGCGTGAATATGAATGTCGCCGAACCCCGGAAAGATCACGGTTTGGTTCGGATCAAACCAGACTTCTTCCTTCGTTTGTTCTTCGGTGACGTCGAATTCCAATCCTTCGCGAACGGACGAAATCCATCCCGTCGAAGGATCCCATTCCACCGTTCCGTCGAACTCGCGTTCGTGTGTTACGATTCTGCCAGAGATTTTACGGATCATGAAAGGCGCTGTTTCACTTAACGCAGATCACGTTGTATTTCATCGTTCCGAGGCTGCTCGTTTCCATCCCGTCCTTTAAGTTGACCGAAAAGTAATATCCGGTTTCACCGTCTTGACTGGAAGACCAAAACACTCCCGCGTTTTTCAGTTTCTGATCGGCGCGTTTGCTGAAGGTTTTGAGCTGATCTTTACCGGGAAGACGTTTCGCCTTTTCGTCGCAGATCTCTTTCGCTTCGGCCCAAGTCGCGGATCGATGGAACGTATCGTCCCAGCCGCGTTTGCCGTAAACAGGAGTTTTTGTGTGATAGTTTTCGCAGATGAAATAACTGAAAATTCCCAAGAGCAAAATACATCCCGTAAGGATGATGCGGATTACGAGTTTGCCTCCTTCGCGGGGAGGTCTGACTTTAGGCTCAGCGCTTTTTTCCATTGCAAGTTCTTGACTCTTGCGATGGAACTCTTGATTTCTTTGAAAATTCTTTCCGTGTTGTTGGCGTTGTTGGTGAGAATGTCTTCGATTTCCTTCTCTCTGTTCGTTGCCGCCGCGGTTGGATTCGGCGTTTTCCCGATTCCTCTCGTTTCCTCCCGAACCTTTTTGATTTGAATTATGTTTCTTTCGGGGAGGCCTTCTTTTGTTTGCCATTTGGACCTGTGTTGTTGAATTTAACGACTTATCTTTGATTCGTACCAGAGAAATCAAAAGTTGTAAATTAAAATTTCGATCCGTTAAGGAACAACGCTTTTCCTTTGAAAATGAAGTGAATCTTCCCCGCAAATTTCGAAGATGGTAAACCATGGAACGCATTCGCATTGGATTGATCGGAGCAGGAACCGTCGGATCGGGGGTTTTAGAAATTCTTAAACAGGAAAGCGCCTCGTATCGGGAGAAGTTCGGATTAGATTTGATCCTCTCTTCGATCTGCACTCGTTCACCGGAAAAAATCAAAAAGGAACTTCAAAATTTTCCGAATTGTAAATTAGAATCCGATTATCAAAAAATGATCACCGATCCGGAAATCGATGTGATTCTGGAACTCGTAGGCGGCACCGACATCGCATATTCCATCGTGAAAGAAGCGTTAAAGAACGGTAAAACGGTGATCACCGCAAACAAGGCACTTCTCTCTCAAAGAGGGGATGAGTTGTTCTCTTTGGCTTACGAACAAGGTTTGGAAATCGGAATGGAAGCATCGGTCGCGGGAGCGATTCCGGTGATCCGTTCCATCAAATCCGGACTCGGAAGCGATTCCTTTCTTTCCTTATACGGCATATTAAACGGAACTACGAATTTCATTCTTTCCAAGATGGAATTGGAACATCTGGATTATTCGGAAGCGTTGCGTATCGCGCAAGACTTGGGCTTTGCGGAAAAAGACCCCACCTTCGACGTGGAAGGAATCGATACGGCCCACAAAATCAGCATCTTAGGAAGTTTGGCATTCTCCGAAAAAATTCCTTTACAGAGCGTACAAATCGAAGGTATAACAAAGATTAGCGGATTGGACATTCAATTTGCGAGTGAACTCGGTTACAGAATTAAACTTCTGGGACTGGTGCGGAAGTTGTCGAATAAGATCGAAGCCCGAGTTCAACCTGTGATGATTCCCGTAAAACATCCGTTCGCGAACATCATGAACGAGATGAATGCGGTTTATTATCAGACCGCTTACGCAGGACCGGGAATGTTCGTGGGGAAAGGAGCGGGTTCGTTGCCGACGGCTTCTTCCGTTGTTTCCGATATTCTGTATTACGGAGCGAGAAGAAACAAGGGAATCGCGCCGGAAAAGAATCTTTTTCCGCAAGCGACGATCTCGGAAGCCAACGGTTCCCTGGTTCGTTACTATCTCCGATTTACCACCGTGGATTTGCCCGGAGTTCTTTCCGAAATTTCCAAGGTACTGGGAGATCATGGAGTTTCGATTTCTTCCGTGAGACAAAACGAAGTTGAAAAAGAACCTGTTGAAGTTGTTGTTATTACGCATCCGGCAACGGAGGAGAATATCAAGAAATCGTTGAAGATCATCGACGGACTTTCCTTGATTCGACACTCTTCGGTTGCGATCCGATTGGAAGATAAACTCTGAGAATTCCGTCCTGTGGAATGGAAAGAATTCACTTTGTCTTTGCATTCGGAGGAGAATGGGGAGCATCTGGACTTATTCCTGGATCCGGGCCAAGAGGAGAATCTTCTGACCTTCGGGACTTCCGATGTAAATCTGGACGATTTTCTGAAAGGGCGCGTAGTGGAATTTGAAAAAAAACGTTCTCATAGAAGGAACTACCTGGAATATGAAGGTGCGATTCCGGGAAAAGGAAGGATTCAAGTTGTTTTAAAAGGTCGGTACGATGCCGATACTTTCCAAGAAGGCG
It encodes:
- a CDS encoding LIC_10572 family protein encodes the protein MANKRRPPRKKHNSNQKGSGGNERNRENAESNRGGNEQREGNRRHSHQQRQQHGKNFQRNQEFHRKSQELAMEKSAEPKVRPPREGGKLVIRIILTGCILLLGIFSYFICENYHTKTPVYGKRGWDDTFHRSATWAEAKEICDEKAKRLPGKDQLKTFSKRADQKLKNAGVFWSSSQDGETGYYFSVNLKDGMETSSLGTMKYNVICVK
- a CDS encoding homoserine dehydrogenase, yielding MERIRIGLIGAGTVGSGVLEILKQESASYREKFGLDLILSSICTRSPEKIKKELQNFPNCKLESDYQKMITDPEIDVILELVGGTDIAYSIVKEALKNGKTVITANKALLSQRGDELFSLAYEQGLEIGMEASVAGAIPVIRSIKSGLGSDSFLSLYGILNGTTNFILSKMELEHLDYSEALRIAQDLGFAEKDPTFDVEGIDTAHKISILGSLAFSEKIPLQSVQIEGITKISGLDIQFASELGYRIKLLGLVRKLSNKIEARVQPVMIPVKHPFANIMNEMNAVYYQTAYAGPGMFVGKGAGSLPTASSVVSDILYYGARRNKGIAPEKNLFPQATISEANGSLVRYYLRFTTVDLPGVLSEISKVLGDHGVSISSVRQNEVEKEPVEVVVITHPATEENIKKSLKIIDGLSLIRHSSVAIRLEDKL